Proteins from a single region of Streptomyces sp. TN58:
- a CDS encoding glucosyl-3-phosphoglycerate synthase codes for MLEEVERWLADRSWSAADRPLDQLLDLKRAAGTTVSVVLPALDEEATVGAIVEVVRRELIEGLPVPLVDELVVVDSGSADRTAEVAAKAGARVVHRDEILPRIPALPGKGEVLWRSLLATIGDIVCFVDADLRDFSASFVSGIVGPLLTDPEVQFVKAMYDRPLGAEFDGLAPGRTPGPGQGGRVTELVARPLLNLHWPQLAGFVQPLGGEYAVRRTLLERLPFPVGYGVELGLLVDALHTVGLDALAQVDVGVRLHRHQDGQALGRMAAAIYRTAQVRLSRGHLVRPELTQFERGPEGFVPRTYAVDTEERPPMLEVQEYGRRHVA; via the coding sequence GTGCTGGAAGAGGTGGAGCGCTGGCTGGCCGACCGCTCCTGGTCCGCCGCCGACCGACCGCTCGACCAGCTGCTCGACCTCAAACGGGCGGCCGGGACCACGGTCTCCGTGGTGCTGCCCGCGCTGGACGAGGAGGCGACGGTCGGCGCGATCGTCGAGGTCGTCCGGCGTGAGCTGATCGAGGGACTGCCGGTCCCCCTCGTGGACGAGCTGGTCGTGGTCGACTCCGGCTCCGCCGACCGGACCGCCGAGGTCGCGGCCAAGGCGGGCGCCCGGGTGGTGCACCGCGACGAGATCCTGCCGCGGATCCCGGCGCTGCCCGGCAAGGGCGAGGTGCTGTGGCGCTCGCTGCTGGCCACCATTGGCGACATCGTCTGCTTCGTCGACGCCGACCTGCGCGACTTCTCCGCCTCCTTCGTCTCCGGGATCGTCGGCCCGCTGCTCACCGACCCCGAGGTGCAGTTCGTCAAGGCGATGTACGACCGCCCGCTCGGCGCGGAGTTCGACGGCCTCGCCCCCGGCAGGACCCCCGGCCCCGGCCAGGGCGGCCGGGTCACGGAGCTGGTCGCCCGCCCGCTGCTGAACCTGCACTGGCCGCAGCTGGCCGGCTTCGTCCAGCCGCTGGGCGGCGAGTACGCCGTACGGCGCACCCTGCTGGAGCGGCTGCCGTTCCCCGTCGGCTACGGCGTCGAGCTGGGCCTGCTGGTCGACGCGCTGCACACGGTCGGACTGGACGCGCTGGCCCAGGTGGACGTGGGCGTACGGCTGCACCGGCACCAGGACGGGCAGGCACTCGGCCGGATGGCCGCGGCGATCTACCGGACGGCGCAGGTACGGCTCTCGCGCGGGCACCTCGTACGGCCGGAGCTGACGCAGTTCGAGCGCGGGCCGGAGGGCTTCGTACCGCGGACGTACGCGGTGGACACCGAGGAGCGGCCGCCGATGCTGGAGGTGCAGGAGTACGGCCGGCGGCACGTCGCGTGA
- a CDS encoding alpha,alpha-trehalose-phosphate synthase (UDP-forming): MASQVLVAANRGPLSYALSDDDTLSARRGGGGLVSGLSAALAEQPGAVWICAALSDADREAVRRGVSEPGVRMLDIDPTMYDDAYNGIANSVLWFTHHHLYDVPREPVFDAEFRRRWGSYVAYNDAFARALAEEAAEGARVLVQDYHLALVPGQLRELRPDLRIAHFTHTPWASQEFLRMLPDDIRSELVWGMLGADVVGFHTWAWAHTFMGGTQLDDERGIAEPRFAAGTEPPHARYVQKNPSSPVRHKRTEVAVYPLGVDAEELRALAHRPEVDEKLAELRAEVAGRRTIARVDRTELSKNILRGLLAYRELLTVHPEWRGRVVHLASAYPSRQDLKVYRDYTAAVSELAAEINAEFGTEDWQPVLVSVKDDFARSLAVYRMADVALVNPVRDGMNLVAKEIPVVSEAGCAVVLSTGAGAYEELREDALTVNPYDVSQTAEALHAALSMPDEERAERTKRLAAAATALPPAAWFEAQLAALA, from the coding sequence ATGGCTTCTCAGGTACTCGTCGCGGCGAACCGCGGCCCGCTCTCCTACGCCCTCTCCGACGACGACACCCTCAGCGCCCGGCGCGGCGGGGGCGGTCTCGTCTCCGGACTCTCGGCGGCCCTCGCGGAGCAGCCGGGGGCCGTGTGGATCTGCGCGGCGCTGTCGGACGCGGACCGGGAGGCCGTCCGGCGGGGCGTGTCCGAGCCGGGTGTCCGGATGCTGGACATCGATCCCACGATGTACGACGACGCGTACAACGGCATCGCGAACTCGGTGCTGTGGTTCACCCACCACCACCTGTACGACGTGCCGCGCGAGCCGGTATTCGACGCGGAGTTCCGGCGCCGGTGGGGAAGCTACGTGGCGTACAACGACGCCTTCGCGCGGGCTCTCGCCGAGGAGGCCGCCGAGGGGGCCCGCGTGCTGGTGCAGGACTACCACCTGGCGCTGGTCCCCGGGCAGCTGCGGGAGCTGCGGCCGGACCTGCGGATCGCGCACTTCACGCACACCCCGTGGGCGTCGCAGGAGTTCCTGCGGATGCTGCCCGACGACATCCGCAGCGAGCTGGTGTGGGGGATGCTCGGCGCGGACGTGGTCGGCTTCCACACCTGGGCCTGGGCGCACACCTTCATGGGCGGCACGCAGCTGGACGACGAACGGGGCATCGCCGAGCCGAGGTTCGCGGCCGGGACAGAGCCGCCGCACGCGAGGTACGTCCAGAAGAACCCGTCGAGCCCGGTGCGGCACAAGCGGACCGAGGTGGCCGTGTACCCGCTGGGCGTGGACGCCGAGGAGCTGCGGGCGCTCGCGCACCGGCCGGAGGTGGACGAGAAGCTGGCGGAGCTGCGGGCGGAGGTCGCGGGCCGCAGGACGATCGCCCGGGTGGACCGGACCGAGCTGTCGAAGAACATCCTGCGGGGCCTGCTGGCCTACCGGGAGCTGCTGACGGTCCACCCCGAGTGGCGCGGCCGGGTGGTGCACCTGGCCTCGGCGTACCCGTCACGGCAGGACCTGAAGGTGTACCGGGACTACACGGCGGCCGTCTCGGAGCTGGCGGCGGAGATCAACGCGGAGTTCGGCACGGAGGACTGGCAGCCGGTGCTGGTGTCGGTGAAGGACGACTTCGCGCGGTCGCTGGCGGTCTACCGGATGGCGGACGTGGCGCTGGTCAATCCGGTGCGGGACGGGATGAACCTGGTGGCGAAGGAGATCCCGGTGGTGTCGGAGGCGGGGTGCGCGGTGGTGCTGTCGACGGGGGCGGGGGCGTACGAGGAGCTCCGCGAGGACGCGCTGACGGTGAACCCGTACGACGTGTCGCAGACGGCGGAGGCGCTGCACGCGGCGCTGTCCATGCCGGACGAGGAGCGTGCGGAACGCACGAAGCGCCTGGCGGCGGCCGCGACGGCCCTGCCCCCGGCCGCCTGGTTCGAGGCCCAGCTGGCGGCCCTGGCCTGA
- the otsB gene encoding trehalose-phosphatase, with the protein MGSLPHDLPMPVTAAGREGLEAILRAPRRSVVALDFDGTLADIVPDPDQARAHPEAVPALSALAPAVDSVAVVTGRPAGVAVRYGGFAGVPGLEHLVVLGHYGAERWDAVTGLVHAPAEHPGVAAVRAELPGFLDSIGAWRGTWIEEKGRALAVHTRRAEDPAAAFAALREPLTELAARHGLMVEPGRAVLELRPPGMDKGVALTEFLAERDAETVLYAGDDLGDLAAYSAVEKRRAEGLPGLLVCSGSAEVPELAARADLVLPGPASVAAFLATLARALGNPSPSA; encoded by the coding sequence ATGGGGAGCCTGCCGCACGACCTGCCGATGCCCGTCACCGCAGCCGGACGCGAGGGACTCGAAGCCATCCTCCGCGCACCCCGCCGGTCCGTGGTCGCCCTGGACTTCGACGGCACCCTCGCCGACATCGTCCCGGACCCGGACCAGGCACGGGCACATCCCGAAGCCGTTCCCGCGCTCTCGGCGCTCGCCCCCGCGGTGGACTCGGTGGCCGTGGTCACCGGGCGGCCCGCAGGGGTCGCCGTCCGCTACGGGGGCTTCGCCGGGGTCCCCGGGCTGGAACACCTCGTCGTCCTGGGCCACTACGGCGCCGAGCGCTGGGACGCCGTGACCGGCCTGGTCCACGCCCCCGCCGAGCATCCCGGGGTGGCGGCCGTACGGGCCGAGCTGCCGGGGTTCCTCGACTCGATCGGGGCGTGGCGCGGCACCTGGATCGAGGAGAAGGGGCGGGCGCTCGCCGTCCACACCCGGCGCGCCGAGGACCCTGCCGCCGCCTTCGCCGCGCTGCGGGAGCCCCTGACCGAGCTGGCCGCCCGGCACGGGCTGATGGTCGAGCCGGGACGGGCGGTCCTGGAGCTGCGGCCCCCGGGCATGGACAAGGGCGTCGCCCTGACGGAGTTCCTGGCGGAGCGGGACGCCGAGACGGTGCTCTACGCCGGGGACGACCTGGGCGACCTCGCCGCGTACTCGGCCGTCGAGAAGCGCAGGGCCGAGGGGCTGCCGGGGCTGCTGGTGTGCAGCGGCTCGGCGGAGGTCCCCGAACTCGCCGCCCGCGCCGACCTGGTCCTCCCCGGCCCGGCCTCGGTGGCCGCCTTCCTGGCCACCCTGGCCCGAGCCCTTGGGAACCCCAGCCCCTCCGCTTGA
- a CDS encoding DUF3263 domain-containing protein: protein MTDEGQLTATEAAVLAYEGRTWPGPGAKERAIREGLGMTPVRYYQLLNALMDDPRALAHAPGTVNRLRRIREAQRARR, encoded by the coding sequence ATGACGGACGAGGGGCAGCTGACGGCCACCGAGGCCGCGGTGCTCGCGTACGAGGGACGTACCTGGCCGGGGCCCGGAGCCAAGGAACGGGCCATACGGGAAGGGCTGGGGATGACCCCCGTCCGCTACTACCAGCTGCTCAACGCGCTCATGGACGACCCGCGGGCGCTGGCCCACGCCCCGGGCACGGTCAACCGGCTGCGCCGGATCCGAGAAGCCCAGCGGGCCCGGCGGTAG
- a CDS encoding extracellular solute-binding protein yields MKGRYLSLAASGAALCLTAVTLTGCGAVDGLTGDNEVTLRVVAADYGDNPQNSSAAYWKGLADGFEKDHPGIKVEVDVYSWSEVDAKVADMVKAGKAPDIAQIGAYADYAAAGKLYSTAELLSVKTEADFLAPLADAGKVKQAQYGMPFVASTRLLFYNEKLLADAGVIAKDAKGWQPKSWADLEAAAKKLKGAGVPTPFALPLGREEAQAETMMWMLAGGGGYTDNEEGYSIDAADNVKALEFLRDKMVGQGLTGPVEPGKLDRQAAFEAFTKGEVGMLNGHPTLMKQADAKGVKYGMVALPTSDGSPQPAMGVADWVMAFKNGHRAESGKFLDYLYQPDNVTAFTDKYDLLPATTSGYQAKQAATSGPALQLRPFLAALPGSRLYPVGKKSWAGVSEDIKQNIGKTVQPGGQPAKVLEEIAETARAADPR; encoded by the coding sequence GTGAAGGGCCGATACCTGAGCCTGGCCGCGTCCGGCGCCGCACTGTGCCTGACCGCTGTGACGCTGACGGGCTGCGGAGCCGTCGACGGACTCACCGGAGACAACGAGGTGACCCTCCGGGTCGTGGCGGCCGACTACGGGGACAATCCGCAGAACTCCTCGGCGGCCTACTGGAAGGGCCTCGCCGACGGCTTCGAGAAGGACCACCCCGGCATCAAGGTCGAGGTCGACGTCTACTCGTGGTCCGAGGTCGACGCCAAGGTCGCCGACATGGTCAAGGCCGGAAAGGCACCCGACATCGCGCAGATCGGCGCCTACGCCGACTACGCCGCCGCCGGGAAGCTGTACTCCACGGCCGAGCTGCTCTCGGTGAAGACCGAGGCCGACTTCCTCGCCCCCCTCGCGGACGCCGGCAAGGTCAAGCAGGCCCAGTACGGCATGCCCTTCGTCGCCAGCACCCGGCTGCTCTTCTACAACGAGAAGCTCCTCGCCGACGCCGGCGTGATCGCCAAGGACGCCAAGGGCTGGCAGCCGAAGAGCTGGGCGGACCTGGAGGCGGCGGCGAAGAAGCTCAAGGGCGCGGGCGTGCCCACCCCCTTCGCGCTGCCGCTGGGCCGCGAGGAGGCGCAGGCCGAGACGATGATGTGGATGCTCGCGGGCGGTGGCGGCTACACCGACAACGAGGAGGGCTACTCCATCGACGCCGCCGACAACGTCAAGGCGCTGGAGTTCCTGCGCGACAAGATGGTCGGCCAGGGCCTCACCGGCCCCGTGGAGCCGGGCAAGCTGGACCGCCAGGCCGCCTTCGAGGCCTTCACCAAGGGCGAGGTCGGCATGCTCAACGGACACCCGACGCTGATGAAGCAGGCGGATGCCAAGGGCGTGAAGTACGGCATGGTCGCGCTGCCGACCTCCGACGGCTCCCCGCAGCCGGCGATGGGCGTCGCGGACTGGGTGATGGCCTTCAAGAACGGCCACCGCGCCGAGTCCGGCAAGTTCCTGGACTACCTGTACCAGCCGGACAACGTGACGGCCTTCACCGACAAGTACGACCTGCTGCCGGCCACCACCAGCGGCTACCAGGCCAAGCAGGCCGCCACGAGCGGTCCTGCGCTCCAGCTGAGGCCCTTCCTGGCCGCGCTGCCCGGCTCGCGCCTGTACCCGGTCGGCAAGAAGTCCTGGGCGGGCGTCAGCGAGGACATCAAGCAGAACATCGGCAAGACCGTCCAGCCCGGCGGACAGCCCGCCAAGGTGCTGGAGGAGATCGCCGAGACGGCCCGCGCGGCGGACCCGCGCTGA
- a CDS encoding ROK family protein produces the protein MKHVIALDVGGTGMKAALIAEDGTLLHEARRATGRERGPDAVVETIQDFAAELLDTGRERFGRAASAAGVAVPGIVDAENGIAVYAANLGWRDVPLRTLLTGRLGGIPVALGHDVRTGGLAEGRIGAGRGADRFLFVPLGTGIAGAIGIAGRIEAGAHGYAGEIGHIVVRPGGPDCGCGQRGCLETLASAAAVSRAWAAASGDPAADAADCAKAVESGDARAREVWLAAVAALADGLVTAITLLDPRTLIIGGGLAEAGETLFTPLRTAVEERVTFQRLPHIVPAALGDTAGCLGAGLLAWDLLATEVPA, from the coding sequence GTGAAACACGTCATCGCCCTCGATGTGGGCGGCACCGGGATGAAGGCCGCCCTCATCGCCGAGGACGGCACCCTGCTGCACGAAGCGCGCCGCGCCACCGGCCGCGAGCGGGGCCCGGACGCCGTCGTCGAGACGATCCAGGACTTCGCCGCCGAGCTGCTCGACACCGGCCGGGAACGCTTCGGACGGGCCGCCTCGGCCGCCGGGGTCGCCGTCCCGGGCATCGTCGACGCCGAGAACGGCATCGCCGTCTACGCGGCGAACCTCGGCTGGCGCGACGTACCGCTGCGCACGCTCCTCACCGGGCGGCTCGGCGGCATCCCCGTGGCCCTCGGCCACGACGTGCGCACGGGCGGACTCGCCGAAGGCCGCATCGGCGCCGGCCGGGGCGCCGACCGCTTCCTCTTCGTGCCCCTCGGCACCGGCATCGCCGGCGCCATCGGCATCGCGGGCCGCATCGAGGCCGGCGCCCACGGGTACGCGGGCGAGATCGGACACATCGTGGTCCGCCCCGGCGGCCCCGACTGCGGCTGCGGGCAGCGCGGCTGCCTGGAGACCCTGGCCTCCGCCGCCGCCGTCAGCCGCGCCTGGGCGGCCGCCTCCGGCGACCCGGCGGCCGACGCCGCCGACTGCGCCAAGGCCGTCGAATCCGGTGACGCGCGCGCCCGCGAGGTCTGGCTGGCCGCCGTCGCCGCCCTCGCCGACGGGCTGGTCACCGCGATCACCCTGCTGGACCCGCGCACGCTGATCATCGGCGGCGGGCTCGCCGAGGCCGGGGAAACCCTGTTCACACCACTACGTACGGCCGTCGAGGAGCGCGTGACGTTCCAGCGGCTCCCCCACATCGTTCCGGCGGCCCTCGGGGACACCGCCGGCTGCCTGGGCGCAGGGCTGCTCGCCTGGGACCTACTCGCCACGGAGGTACCGGCCTGA
- the nagA gene encoding N-acetylglucosamine-6-phosphate deacetylase, with translation MSGSAHGTVLSGARVVLPTGTVAGGRVIVDGDRIAGSAHEGAEIVDLTGHWIVPGFVDMHNHGGGGASFTSGTAEDVLQGVRTHRAHGTTTLVASTVTGDLDELARRAGLLAELTQAGEIAGIHFEGPFINPCRKGAHKEDLLRDPDPAEVRKLVDAAHGAARMVTLATELPGGLDSVRLLAEHGVIAAIGHTDASYEQTRAAIDAGATVATHLFNAMPALAHREPGPIAALLEDERVTVELINDGTHLHPAALELAFHHAGAHRVALITDAMDAAGFGDGTYHLGPLEVEVKGGVARLVEGGSIAGSTLTLDTAFKRSVTLDELPVESVVQAISANPAKLLGLYDEIGSLEPGKYADLVVLDAAFDVRGVMRRGEWIVSPGL, from the coding sequence ATGTCCGGAAGCGCACACGGCACTGTTCTCTCCGGCGCCAGGGTGGTGCTGCCCACCGGGACCGTGGCGGGCGGCCGGGTCATCGTCGACGGCGACCGCATCGCCGGCAGCGCGCACGAGGGCGCGGAGATCGTCGACCTGACCGGCCACTGGATCGTCCCCGGCTTCGTCGACATGCACAACCACGGCGGCGGCGGCGCCTCTTTCACCTCCGGGACCGCCGAGGACGTACTCCAGGGCGTCCGCACCCACCGCGCCCACGGCACGACCACCCTGGTCGCCTCCACCGTCACCGGGGACCTGGACGAACTGGCCCGGCGGGCCGGGCTGCTGGCCGAGCTGACCCAGGCGGGCGAGATCGCCGGCATCCACTTCGAGGGGCCGTTCATCAACCCCTGCCGCAAGGGCGCCCACAAGGAGGACCTGCTCCGCGACCCCGACCCGGCCGAGGTCCGCAAGCTGGTCGACGCCGCGCACGGCGCCGCCCGCATGGTCACCCTGGCCACCGAACTGCCGGGCGGCCTGGACTCCGTACGGCTGCTCGCCGAGCACGGGGTGATCGCCGCGATCGGGCACACCGACGCCAGCTACGAGCAGACGCGCGCCGCCATCGACGCGGGCGCGACCGTGGCCACCCACCTCTTCAACGCGATGCCGGCGCTCGCGCACCGCGAACCCGGCCCGATCGCCGCCCTCCTGGAGGACGAGCGGGTCACCGTGGAGCTCATCAACGACGGCACCCACCTGCACCCCGCCGCCCTCGAACTGGCCTTCCACCACGCGGGCGCGCACCGCGTGGCGCTGATCACCGACGCCATGGACGCGGCCGGCTTCGGCGACGGCACCTACCACCTCGGCCCGCTGGAGGTCGAGGTCAAGGGCGGGGTGGCCCGCCTCGTCGAGGGCGGCTCCATCGCCGGGTCGACCCTCACCCTGGACACGGCCTTCAAGCGCTCGGTGACGCTCGACGAACTGCCGGTGGAGTCCGTCGTCCAGGCGATCTCCGCCAACCCGGCCAAGCTGCTCGGCCTGTACGACGAGATCGGCTCGCTGGAGCCCGGCAAGTACGCGGACCTCGTCGTCCTGGACGCCGCCTTCGACGTCCGGGGCGTCATGCGGCGCGGCGAATGGATCGTCAGCCCCGGCCTCTGA
- a CDS encoding 1-phosphofructokinase family hexose kinase, producing MILTVTLNTALDVTYRVPRLLPHASHRVAAVTERPGGKGINVARVLAALGHQVTATGFAGGPVGSVVRAMLAASPGVVDALLPCEGASRRTLAVVDEASGDTTQFNEPGPLVTPAEWSRFLGHYEELVATAGAVALCGSLPPGVPVGAYAVLVRAARAAGVPVLLDTSGEALRRGVAARPEIIKPNAAELAELTGSRDPLPATRDARRRGAHAVVTSLGPGGLLAATADGTWQAAPPRPLSGNPTGAGDSAVAGLLSALAEGLDWPARLTRAVALSAATVHAPVAGEFDPRTYEEVRGSVKVTPA from the coding sequence ATGATCCTGACCGTGACGCTCAACACCGCACTCGACGTCACGTACCGCGTGCCGCGGCTGCTTCCGCACGCCTCGCACCGGGTCGCCGCCGTCACCGAACGGCCCGGCGGCAAGGGGATCAACGTCGCCCGGGTGCTGGCCGCACTCGGCCACCAGGTGACCGCGACGGGCTTCGCCGGCGGCCCGGTCGGCTCCGTCGTACGGGCCATGCTGGCGGCCTCCCCCGGGGTGGTCGACGCCCTGCTGCCCTGCGAGGGCGCCTCGCGCCGCACCCTGGCCGTGGTCGACGAGGCCTCCGGCGACACCACGCAGTTCAACGAGCCGGGCCCGCTCGTCACCCCGGCGGAGTGGTCGCGGTTCCTCGGGCACTACGAGGAACTGGTGGCCACGGCGGGCGCGGTGGCCCTGTGCGGCAGCCTCCCGCCGGGCGTGCCCGTGGGCGCGTACGCCGTACTCGTACGGGCGGCCCGCGCGGCCGGCGTCCCCGTACTCCTGGACACCAGCGGCGAGGCCCTGCGGCGCGGGGTCGCCGCCCGCCCCGAGATCATCAAGCCGAACGCCGCCGAGCTGGCCGAGCTCACCGGCTCCCGCGACCCGCTCCCGGCCACGCGCGACGCCCGCCGCCGAGGAGCGCACGCGGTGGTCACCTCACTGGGCCCCGGCGGCCTGCTCGCCGCCACCGCCGACGGCACCTGGCAGGCCGCCCCGCCGCGCCCGCTGTCCGGCAACCCCACCGGAGCCGGCGACTCCGCCGTCGCCGGCCTGCTGTCCGCCCTGGCGGAGGGCCTGGACTGGCCGGCCCGCCTCACCCGCGCGGTAGCCCTCTCGGCCGCCACGGTCCACGCCCCGGTGGCGGGAGAGTTCGACCCCCGCACCTACGAGGAGGTACGGGGGTCGGTGAAGGTCACGCCCGCCTGA
- a CDS encoding CBM35 domain-containing protein: protein MTTPANNGPHGGANKPEDDDPFGYLYADGQSAGATPPTSGGGYGYPGGAAGGHPGAQPGVPRTSHHQVRTVGERRNGGGQRGPVPHQQSPAQQPPGYQAQYQAPEALQAGGYGVPQQPQAAQTQTIGHPGAGHGGRGAGGGASSRRGLLIAAVAVVGAVVIGIGAALAFGDKDKPEDKGADTANGGQQSAAPQNPSSPTPSAKPSQAPLPKADFGGSGMSLTGGANLQNTLPGAKSENGQYVTGLNAIGAAATWSLDVPKAGKYKLKMTYGVPGKDASTTLTVNGEAQTRPVNMANFSKAAPGDWAKGWTNTYSIVELKQGANTIKISCETGNQCDVVLDQLWLEQG, encoded by the coding sequence ATGACGACGCCCGCGAACAACGGCCCGCACGGTGGGGCGAACAAGCCCGAGGACGATGATCCGTTCGGCTATCTCTACGCGGACGGCCAGTCTGCCGGAGCCACCCCGCCCACTTCGGGCGGCGGGTACGGCTACCCCGGCGGGGCGGCCGGCGGTCACCCAGGTGCGCAGCCGGGTGTGCCGCGCACGTCGCACCACCAGGTGCGTACGGTCGGCGAGCGCAGGAACGGCGGCGGCCAGCGCGGCCCCGTCCCGCACCAGCAGAGCCCCGCGCAGCAGCCCCCTGGCTACCAGGCCCAGTACCAGGCCCCCGAGGCGCTCCAGGCGGGCGGCTACGGCGTTCCGCAGCAGCCCCAGGCCGCGCAGACCCAGACGATCGGGCACCCCGGCGCCGGCCACGGCGGCCGCGGCGCGGGCGGCGGTGCCTCCAGCCGGCGCGGTCTGCTGATCGCGGCCGTCGCGGTGGTCGGCGCTGTGGTGATCGGCATCGGCGCGGCCCTCGCCTTCGGCGACAAGGACAAGCCCGAGGACAAGGGCGCGGACACGGCGAACGGCGGCCAGCAGTCGGCGGCCCCGCAGAACCCCTCCAGCCCCACCCCGAGCGCGAAGCCGTCCCAGGCCCCGCTGCCGAAGGCCGACTTCGGCGGCAGCGGCATGTCCCTCACGGGCGGTGCGAACCTGCAGAACACGCTGCCCGGCGCCAAGAGCGAGAACGGTCAGTACGTGACCGGCCTGAACGCCATCGGTGCGGCGGCCACTTGGTCGCTGGACGTGCCGAAGGCCGGCAAGTACAAGCTGAAGATGACCTACGGGGTGCCGGGCAAGGACGCCAGCACCACCCTGACCGTCAACGGCGAGGCGCAGACCCGGCCGGTCAACATGGCGAACTTCTCCAAGGCCGCTCCGGGCGACTGGGCCAAGGGGTGGACCAACACCTACTCGATCGTGGAACTCAAGCAGGGCGCCAACACGATCAAGATCTCGTGTGAGACGGGCAACCAGTGTGATGTCGTCCTGGACCAGCTCTGGCTGGAGCAGGGCTGA
- the cdgB gene encoding diguanylate cyclase CdgB: protein METESEPYVRLATLRQLHRVVADLNTARSLADTLQTVVDGIVVGLGYELACVNLVRPDGDLVVAAFAGDPAAEALITGRVGSRASWERRLTMGECWDGLRFIPHTEGWVLLEDDVPQWHTDGPDPRFEDEWHPEDRLYAPMYASGGELLGVISVDRPRNGRRPGAWGREALQMYAFQAAIAISNARLRANMQRALVRLEREQQALRASEESFRQAFEYAPSGMAIAEMGGDQHGRLLRTNDALCRLLGRPASVLRRYSFSDLVHPEDIGTLLRTSAEGGRAELRLGRRDGTYVWVSLRNSVVADAADGPRFLLTHVEDIEERKRHELQLAHRASHDSLTGLPNSAELRARLGARLCRRPQSARASAIEALDAAFEGRDAHGGQPGRAGQAGPDGYEVRAEAGGAGEHGFQSDGPDRYGAADPFDFPGAPAAPTDGPYDHHVHTVAPATDVDDGTKGLAVLFCDLDGFKSINDRFGHHTGDAVLIEVARRLTTGVRDGDTVARLGGDEFVVLADGLGAADAADLAVRLRNAIIPPIRVDGRAVRVGASFGIGWASCGMSADEVLRSADQRMYIEKRSRSKAHRRAG, encoded by the coding sequence ATGGAGACCGAGTCGGAGCCGTACGTCCGTCTTGCGACCCTGCGGCAGCTGCACCGGGTGGTGGCCGATCTCAACACGGCCCGGAGCCTGGCGGACACTCTGCAGACCGTCGTGGACGGCATCGTCGTGGGCCTCGGCTATGAGCTCGCCTGTGTCAACCTCGTTCGCCCGGACGGCGATCTGGTCGTCGCCGCCTTCGCGGGCGACCCCGCCGCGGAGGCACTCATCACAGGTCGCGTGGGGTCCCGCGCCTCATGGGAACGCCGTCTGACGATGGGTGAGTGCTGGGACGGGCTCCGCTTCATCCCGCACACCGAGGGCTGGGTCCTGCTGGAGGACGACGTCCCCCAGTGGCACACCGACGGCCCCGATCCGCGCTTCGAGGACGAGTGGCACCCCGAGGACCGGCTCTACGCCCCCATGTACGCGTCCGGCGGGGAACTGCTGGGTGTCATTTCGGTGGACAGACCGCGCAACGGCCGCCGGCCCGGCGCCTGGGGCCGGGAAGCGCTCCAGATGTACGCCTTCCAGGCGGCGATTGCGATCAGCAATGCGAGGCTGCGAGCGAACATGCAGCGGGCCCTCGTCCGGCTGGAGCGCGAGCAACAGGCGCTCCGCGCAAGTGAAGAGTCGTTCCGCCAGGCCTTCGAGTACGCGCCCAGCGGCATGGCCATCGCCGAGATGGGCGGGGACCAGCACGGCCGACTGCTGCGCACCAACGACGCGCTGTGCCGGCTGCTCGGCCGCCCCGCCTCCGTCCTGCGCCGCTACTCCTTCTCCGACCTGGTCCACCCCGAGGACATCGGCACCCTGCTGCGCACCTCCGCCGAGGGCGGCCGCGCCGAGCTGCGCCTGGGCCGCCGGGACGGCACGTACGTATGGGTCTCGCTGCGCAACTCCGTCGTGGCGGACGCCGCCGACGGGCCGCGCTTCCTGCTGACGCACGTGGAGGACATCGAGGAGCGCAAGCGCCACGAGCTCCAGCTCGCCCACCGGGCCAGCCACGACTCGCTGACCGGCCTGCCCAACAGCGCCGAGCTGCGGGCCCGGCTCGGGGCGCGGCTGTGCCGCCGGCCGCAGTCAGCGCGGGCCAGCGCGATCGAGGCCCTGGACGCGGCCTTCGAGGGGCGCGACGCGCACGGCGGACAGCCCGGCCGGGCGGGCCAGGCCGGGCCCGACGGATACGAGGTGCGGGCGGAGGCGGGTGGTGCCGGGGAGCACGGCTTTCAGTCCGACGGCCCCGACCGGTACGGCGCGGCAGATCCCTTCGACTTCCCCGGGGCGCCGGCCGCCCCGACGGACGGGCCGTACGACCACCACGTGCACACGGTGGCGCCCGCGACGGACGTCGACGACGGGACGAAGGGGCTGGCGGTGCTCTTCTGCGACCTCGACGGCTTCAAGTCGATCAACGACCGGTTCGGGCACCACACGGGCGACGCGGTCCTGATCGAGGTCGCCCGGCGGCTGACGACGGGTGTCCGGGACGGTGACACCGTCGCCCGGCTGGGGGGTGACGAATTCGTCGTCCTGGCCGACGGCCTCGGCGCCGCGGACGCCGCGGACCTCGCCGTCCGGCTGCGCAACGCGATCATCCCGCCGATCCGCGTGGACGGCCGTGCGGTGCGTGTCGGGGCGAGTTTCGGCATCGGCTGGGCCAGCTGCGGAATGTCGGCGGACGAGGTGCTGCGCTCCGCCGACCAGCGGATGTACATCGAGAAGAGGTCCCGTTCCAAGGCGCACCGCCGGGCGGGCTGA